One window from the genome of Mumia sp. ZJ1417 encodes:
- a CDS encoding OsmC family peroxiredoxin, translating to MATRTATTQWTGGLQDGTGRVTLDSSGTGTFDVSFPRRIADEAEGSTSPEELIAAAHASCYAMALSGGLANAGGTPQSASVRADVTVRPDRDNGGLLISKIVLTVRAKVDGLTAEQFAEVAEETKKACPVSKALASVPEIVLDAVLES from the coding sequence ATGGCGACACGTACCGCGACGACGCAGTGGACCGGAGGGCTGCAGGACGGCACGGGCCGCGTCACCCTCGACAGCTCGGGGACGGGCACGTTCGACGTGTCCTTCCCTCGCCGCATCGCCGACGAGGCCGAGGGGAGCACCAGCCCTGAGGAGCTCATCGCGGCCGCGCACGCCTCGTGCTACGCGATGGCGCTGTCCGGCGGGCTCGCCAACGCCGGGGGGACGCCGCAGTCGGCGTCCGTACGGGCTGATGTCACCGTGCGGCCCGATCGCGACAACGGCGGCCTGCTGATCTCGAAGATCGTCCTCACCGTCCGCGCGAAGGTCGACGGGCTCACCGCCGAGCAGTTCGCAGAGGTCGCCGAGGAGACCAAGAAGGCCTGCCCGGTCAGCAAGGCCCTGGCTTCGGTGCCGGAGATCGTCCTCGACGCCGTCCTGGAGAGCTGA
- the orn gene encoding oligoribonuclease yields the protein MDRLVWIDCEMTGLDLEHDALIEVAAIVTDFELNPVAEGVDVVIKPPREALDQMNDVVTQMHTSSGLLDELDAGLALADAEQVVLDYIKQHVPDAGKAPLAGNSVGTDRAFLLRDMPELEGYLHYRVVDVSSIKELSRRWYPRVYFNSPAKTGNHRALADILESIEELRYYRAAVFVPPPGPDSDTAKALAAEHSGALRGSDSSDDAS from the coding sequence ATGGATAGGCTTGTATGGATCGACTGTGAGATGACAGGGCTCGACCTCGAGCACGACGCGCTGATCGAGGTGGCAGCGATCGTGACCGACTTCGAGCTCAACCCGGTCGCTGAGGGCGTCGACGTCGTGATCAAGCCGCCGCGTGAGGCGCTCGATCAGATGAACGACGTCGTGACGCAGATGCACACCAGCTCCGGGCTCCTGGACGAGCTCGACGCCGGTCTGGCGCTCGCCGACGCGGAGCAGGTCGTTCTCGACTACATCAAGCAGCACGTCCCCGACGCGGGCAAGGCTCCGCTCGCGGGCAACTCGGTCGGCACCGACCGCGCGTTCCTGCTGCGGGACATGCCCGAGCTCGAGGGCTACCTTCACTACCGCGTGGTCGACGTCTCGTCGATCAAGGAGCTGTCGCGTCGCTGGTATCCGCGGGTCTACTTCAACTCCCCCGCCAAGACCGGCAACCACCGCGCGCTCGCCGACATCCTCGAGAGCATCGAGGAGCTGCGCTACTACCGCGCGGCCGTCTTCGTGCCGCCGCCCGGGCCCGACAGCGACACCGCCAAGGCGCTCGCCGCGGAGCACTCCGGCGCACTGCGCGGCAGCGACTCCTCAGACGA
- a CDS encoding thioredoxin domain-containing protein — protein MASKDDKRARRERAEQMRKDRERQAKRRRNLITVAIVAVVLVVIAGAGFAVKAAVDNSADSPTRTPDGITDTGGVNLTATDLGGTAAEDPVKVTIFEDFACPHCKSFEETTGQVLDQQVAAGAIDVEYRPVAFLNEFSNDAMAAAMCVFEEDGAKVFRDYAKLLFANQPQGGSLSDKEFRDLAEEAGASKAATDCITGRPFRDWTEEQTEKAFDQPDSEGNKLSGTPTVWVNGTTVNGPEGPDGTPGVPGTEEVLAAIEEAKAG, from the coding sequence GTGGCCAGCAAGGATGACAAGCGCGCCCGTCGTGAGCGCGCGGAGCAGATGCGCAAGGACCGCGAGCGCCAGGCGAAGCGGCGCCGCAACCTCATCACCGTGGCGATCGTCGCGGTGGTGCTGGTCGTGATCGCCGGCGCCGGCTTCGCAGTGAAGGCGGCGGTCGACAACTCCGCCGACTCTCCGACCCGCACCCCGGACGGCATCACCGACACCGGCGGCGTGAATCTCACCGCGACCGACCTGGGCGGTACGGCGGCCGAGGACCCGGTCAAGGTCACGATCTTCGAGGACTTCGCGTGCCCGCACTGCAAGTCGTTCGAGGAGACCACCGGTCAGGTCCTTGACCAGCAGGTTGCCGCCGGCGCGATCGACGTCGAGTACCGCCCGGTCGCCTTCCTCAACGAGTTCTCCAACGACGCGATGGCCGCGGCGATGTGCGTGTTCGAGGAGGACGGCGCGAAGGTCTTCCGCGACTACGCCAAGCTGCTCTTCGCCAACCAGCCTCAGGGCGGTTCGCTCAGCGACAAGGAGTTCCGCGACCTCGCCGAGGAGGCGGGCGCGAGCAAGGCGGCGACCGACTGCATCACGGGTCGCCCGTTCCGTGACTGGACCGAAGAGCAGACCGAGAAGGCGTTCGACCAGCCCGACTCCGAAGGCAACAAGCTCTCGGGCACCCCGACCGTCTGGGTCAACGGCACCACCGTGAACGGGCCCGAGGGTCCGGACGGCACCCCGGGCGTCCCTGGCACCGAGGAAGTCCTGGCCGCCATCGAGGAAGCCAAGGCCGGCTGA